The genomic DNA TACAAGAACACACAACTCTGGAGCGCTCCTCTGCCCCTTTCACAGTCATTTTTCAGGTAGGCATTAGCAATGAACATCCAGTTTAACTTCTTTTCTGCCAAGTTAAAGAGGATGATTTTCCCTTTCACTGCCTCTTGGAGATGAACATCAACTGTTTCACTACTTGCGATTCAAAtccattaattaaaataaatataaagtttaaaaaaatctttctttcagCCAAGAGGAAAAGGACAGATGGGGAAGCGGAGGAGGTGGAGATAGCTGATGTCttcttaaagggaaagaaaaacaagcatgAAATTGGGGGGAAAATTAATTAAGAGAGGTAAAGGGTACTTAGGTTTAATTTACAGTTCAGAACTATTTTGGGTCTTACAATAATTGAACTACTTAAGGGAGAAGAGGAAAACCTTCCTAATATTAAATTGGTAAGGTGGCTGTCATCATCTTAAGTCACCTCCAAAAACAGGTGATACCTGGCCTttagcaagggcttccctgatagctcagttgataaagaatctgcctgcaatgcaggagaccgtggTTTGAttcccgagttgggaagatcccctggagaagggacaggctacccactccattattttttagCCTTTGGCAGTGCTTCAGACTGAACGTAGCAAAAACGTTCCATTATTGACTTCCAAAAGACACAtctgttttttccttcctcctcaacCTCCCTCTGCATGCTCccaattttgaatttctttttcccttgcctCCCATTGCCTGAatggcaaagagaaaaagaaatcagtttaAATCCTTCTCCATCCCAACCCTACATACATCAGTGTGTAGAATCATATGGTTAGAAAACAAAGTTACATCACACATCACAACCTCTACAATTTTTTAGTGCAATGTGAACACCTAAAGTGTGACCTGAACACTACAAATTCCTGGGCTCAGCATATTTAAATAAAGAGCCCATACACCAAAGTGATCTGATTTCAGATAACCACACAACATTAAATCAGAGTAGAATGAAGCAGTTACTTTATAAGACCTTAGTGGAGATAGACAGAGATAAGAGAGTTATGCTGCTATAATTTTAgataaatgagatgaaaaagaatacatatgcttGCCATGCCGAGAACCAGTTCTTCTGCCTTcacaatgatttattttttcttacaacTTAACATTCATTCATGATAATGGATGAAAAATATATGCTAAATTTCTTAAAAACTGAAAGCTATACTAGAAACCCCAAATACTTCAAATATAATTGAGTTCAAAAGTAGAaatttttatcaatttatttaCCATGTTCTGTACTAAATTAAAAGACAGATATAGGAGTAAGCTGGCCAAGAACTAccgggaaaaaaaggaaatcttcttgcccactttaaaaaaacaaaaaactaatatAAGCTAGGAACTCAAGAGCATTTGAGAATGTAAGTATCTTAGTACTCTTTTGACTGGGTCTGAGTGCGATAGAGAGATGGacaaaatttctgaaaaatgaTTTGAGAAAAAGTCAGAAGGTGATCTATCTGTGAATTAAGTAAAATGAGTCCTCATAAAGAAGCGGGCCAGAGAAAGAAGGATGAAAGATTAAAATACTAGCTGAGTTCCCAAAATATGAAGCAATGGTATAACTAAGAAAGTAGAATTAAGatgctgtgcgtgtgtgtgtctgtctgtctgtctgtgtctgtgtgtctgtatgcTGGGGGTTCTTCCAATTCTTCTTGCTTCATGATTAATTAagcaactgttaaaaaaaaaatcagctttactCATGCTTCTGTGTGATTCCTTCATTCCTAAATTTAATAGTTAGATGTGGGCTGGAAGTGAGATTTAAGCTTTATCAACCTTACCTACCACCACGTAGCTGTCaactcatggaaaagaatatgtggaGAGAATATACTTTAAGAAAGAGATTGCCAAAGCAACAGCTCATCTGCAAGCCCTGTCAGCTCCACCTCCAAAGTAGATTCCTAATCTTTACActacttttcttttctctagatTACTGCCTTCAATTGGGGTTTCTATACTGTTACATTCCACCCACCATCAATCTCTTTTTCAGAGAGTATAAAACAGATCAAGTAACTCTCCTACCCAATGCGCTCTGAAAGCTTCTCACTACACTTTCAATAAAATCCAACTTACTACCATGGCCCTCAACTCCCTATAACCCTCTAAGAAGGGCCTATGAGGCTTGTGTAATATGGTCCTTGCTTGCCTCCCCCACTTCATCTCTCCCCAGTGACTCTGAATGTCACCATATAGTCTAACCCCAGCAGCCTTCATTTGTTTCCAATTCACAAAGCTCATTTCTACCTGGTCAAAGTCACAGTCTCCAATACTCTGTTTAATATCCTTTAGGACTATTTTTTCTTAGTCTTGGAATGCTCTGACAACCAGATTTTTCCAAGGCTGACTCCTTAATACTCAGGAGCAGCTCAAATGTTATCTTCTGGTCACTTCTGACAACCCAGTAATacacagcgcacacacacatacacacccaaacGTATCATACTGCCACCTTGTTTGTCTTCATAAACTCATCTGTCTGAAATTATGTTGctcatttatttgtattatgtAACAACCTCCATAcccaagatacacacacacacacacttaaaggTAAATTCCTTTTAGAGAATTCAGATATTCCTTGTCAAATCCCCAAAGTCTAGAACAATGCTGGTACCCAATAAATACTCACTATTTATCAAATGATAGATTCCATCTATCCCAAATTTTTCCCAAATCTTGTTTCTGTCTTGTATTTCTAGCACTTGTTCACTATCACTTCTCTTTTGTCTGCTCTTTTCTGAATGTCTTTCGGTCttcacatttttcttcatttatctatACTGCAACACAAAGGAAAATAGAACAAGGAGCATAAAAAGAAGGATGTTAATGGTAATAGAAACTCAGTCAGCCTATGCTACTGACAGTGGGGCAGAAGGCCAAATAAAATGCTTCTTAAGGGCAGACGCATTTAGGATAGAGCCCATCCATTAGAGCAGTCCTTAAAGACAGTTTCAAAAAGGAATTATGACAAGTAGCCTGTTTGTGGCCTTCAAAAAAAGTACCATATGCCTTAAGGACACTTAGCAGTTCTTAAAAACTTTAACGTGCAAAAGGTTCAGATGCAGATTTTGAGATGATCTGAGAATCTGTACATTCAATAAATACCTCCAGGTGATCCTGGTCTTAGGAAACTTTGAACTCTTTGGCCAAacaataaacagcaaggacctgaGGAATGGTATTACCAGGTAAATGGTTAACCAGTAAACATCatctttttctaaagaaaagtttttaaaaattagtttatttggctgcactgggtattAGCTGCAGCATACAAACTctcagttgtagcatgtgggatctagtgccctgagcagggatcaaactcagatcccctgcattgggagtgtggagtcttagccactgggccatcagggaagcctcaataATCTTTTTTCAAATCTCTACCTTGAAGCTAATTCTCAAGACAAGCAAATTCCATTTTAATATTCGCTGAATATTACTTAAATTCATTGGTCTTTACcatttttagcaactttcaaattaTAATAGCTACTACTATAAGAGTTATTATGCTCTAAATGCTATCATCAGCGTTTTACATATGTAtcttaatattctattttatagatgagcttCAGCTAAATAAGTACAGACAACTACTATGAAGTAACAGATTTGGAAATCAAACACACCTGTATGTTACTAAAATCTGTGATCTACGGAGTCATGGGTTGTGTTGtacaagtcacttcagttgagtttgcttcttggcaaccctatggaccaccgcccatgaggctcctctgtccatgggattctccaggcaagaatactggagtgggttgccatgccctcctccaggggatcttccccacccagggatcaaacccagggatagtgccacctgggaagcccatggagtcTATACCTTCCACTAATTATACCTTAAtagaattaaaatcaataaataaaatttttattttagatttttaaatggatagagggcatttttctcttaaatattccTCACTCTAGAAAAAGACTGCCTGGAATTTCATTACATGGTGAATTTTGACAGTATATTTAAGTACCTTAACAATGACAGGGATTCTCTGATGGCTCGTGCAGTAGAGTCtccctgcaactcaggagacacagaagccagaggtttgatccctgggtcaggaagattcccctggaggaggaaatggcaactcattctagtattcttgcctagaaaatcccatggacagaggagcctgatgggctacagtacatgaggtctcaaagagttggacacaactgagcagccgCAGTGCATAGTGGTTTGTGTTCTTTCAAAGGACCACTGTACATGACCAGATATAAGTAACAATGACATGGCAACCCTGAaaacaaataaatcttaaaattgcTTTTCTAAATCAATCACTATCTTCAATGAAAATCACTAAATATTAAGAACTGATTCACTATTTacaaatcagtggttctcaaattggGCTGACAACTAAGAATCACTTAAGGagcatcttaaaaataaaaactctgggCTTCATAGCAGTTCTTCTGAATTGGGGTTTGACCCCCAAATCTTTACTTTTGAAAGCTTTGCAGGGTTTTCTGATGAGTAAGGAGAATTCAGAATGTCTGTTACTCTGATTCCAGATTCTACAAGTGACTATACTGAGGACATAAAAGGGTGAAGTCTGCTAAAGACAGACAACTTGTTAAGTAGCACAGTAGGCTGGAAAAACAATATCCTAATTCTGCGTTTAATGCTTTCAACACCAACTCAAACAGCTGGTTTTGATAAAACTGTACTTATTTCTGCACTGCTGCTTAGGCCCTGGCAATAATTCACTATCGTCTTGCAACTTATTCTCTCATCTGCAaactgggaataataataatgcctatCTCTTAAGAGCTGGTATGAGGATTAGTATATTCATTACATAATGCTCCTAACACAACGCCTGGCATATACTGAGTGCTCATTAGATAGGTTACATAGCCCACTAAAAGAGCATGCCTTTTTTTAATTAGGGAGAATTTACTAAACCACTCCAATTACGAAATGAGTAAGAAACCCATGTTTAGCTTAGGAAATCCAAAAGGACTTTAAACCCGGGGTAAGGTTAAAATCAAGAACTTGCCTGATTCTCTCACAACAGTTTCTCATAGGATGCCATAGAATCATCTCGTGAACCAATCTCTGGACGAAGACCAGaactctgtatttttaaaataactcccCTTCTCCCCTAACCAGGTGTTTCTTATGCAAACTCAGGTTTGATAACAGTTAGTATACAGAATCAGTGACCAAATGTCCTCTGAAGCTccagcaaaaaaatatatatatatactactgtgctCTGTAACCAGAAGAGCAGCGTAATCAGACCCTGATGCAAACAACAGCTGGGGACGGCTGTGGGGAGTAACTGTGGTGACCCTCTTATCTCCTCAGAAACAGAAGATTACGAAAGCGCGGTCCAGCAGACAGTGCGGCCACAAGGAGCTAAAGTTAACTCAACAGCCTCCTTCCCAGGGCTAAGGCCACAGGAAAACGACCTTGGAGGGCGTATTAGGCCGGAGTGGCGCCAGGAGGTTAACGACCCTCCTGCCCGGTTCCGGTGACGGCCAGGAGTCTGCACTACACCACAAGCCAGACGACGGAAGTGCGTCACCCCAACATGCCGAGGAATGCCGGGAATTGTAGTTAATTGGCTGTTTCTCTTTTGCCCCAATTCGCCTTTCTTCTAAGAAGCAGACACCTCGGAACCGTAATGCAGGTCGATTTATGACCCACAAATCTAATCCTTCCCTTTTCCAGATGACAAAGGGAACTCTCTCAGAGCGCATGCGGAATACCGGACCACAAGTCCCAGCATGCTCTGCAGGGCGCCGGGAACGCCTGATCACCGTCGTAGGTGCGGGCCGCATGAATGGAGCTTCTGGCGTAAGGCAAAGCCCGCCACCGTCCGCGCAGCCGGTGCCTGCTCCCAGAGCGTGAGTGCGGGTTGTGGGCCGTGCGCGTGCGCGCCCAAAGGGGGCGCGAGGCAGGCACGCCCGGCCGTTGCCGGCGCGTGGCTGCTGAGGTTGGCGGCTGTAGTGCCGCGCGCCCGACTGACCGGTAGTTGCGGGGCCTCCAGCCTCGCTCCGGGCTGCGGGCAGCCGTGGCGGCCGCCGGCGACCGCAAGGGGCGGAGGAAAACTGGGGGCGGAGGGGGGCGGCCTCGGCACGCAGAGGAACTGCAGGGCATGCCCCGAGACAACATGGCCTCCCTGATCCAACGGATCGCCCGCCAGGCGTGCCTCACCTTCCGGGGCAGCGGGGGCGGCCGCAGCTCTTCCGACCGCGGCGAGGCGCCAGGCCCGGAGGCGCCGATACCGCAGGGCTTCCCGGAGAACCTGAGCAAGCTGAAGAGCCTGCTGACCCAGGTCCGCGCGGAGGACCTGAACATCTCCCCGCGTAAGGCCACGGTGCAGCCGCTGCGGCCCAACCTGCCGCCCGTCACCTATATGCACATCTGCGAGACCGACGGATTCAGCCTCGGCGTGTTCCTGCTCAAGAGCGGCACCTCCATCCCGCTGCATGACCACCCGGGCATGCACGGCATCCTCAAGGTGCTCTACGGGACCGTGCGCATCAGCTGCATGGACAAGCTGGAGGTGGGCAGCGGGCAGCGGCCGCGGGCCCCGCCACCAGAGCAGCAGTTCGAGCCGCCTCTGCAGCCCCGGGAGCTGGACGCGGTACAGCCGGGCGTGCTGCGCTCCCGAGCAGAGTACACGGAGGCCAGCGGCCCGTGCTTCCTCACGCCGCACCGGGACAACCTGCACCAGATCGACGCTGTGGACGGGCCCGCCGCCTTTCTGGACATCCTGGCCCCGCCCTACGACCCCGACGACGGCCGGGACTGCCACTATTACCGAGTGCTGGAGCCTGTCAGAGCCAAGGAGGCCTCCGGCTCGGCCTGTGACCTGCCCCGAGAAGTGTGGCTCCTGGAGACCCCGCAGGCCGATGACTTCTGGTGCGAGGGGGAGCCTTATCCAGGTCCCAAGGTCTTCCCTTGAAGCCGCCGGCGCCCGAAAGCGGTGGGCCGAACACTTGCCCTACTCAGATCTAGGCTTGGCTGGCCGCGACCCCATCACAAGGGCTTTCTTCCTTCCCCCAGCCTGGGTGTTGGATCTACTGGAATGGGCAGTAGCCGCTTCCTCGGGAGTCTTGGGAAGCGCGGGCGACTGGATTGCAACCACCGGGCACTGTTTTGGGGGCGGAGTAGGCGGGGAAGCTAGGTTGTTTCCTGGCTCTGTCACTGCCACTGGGGTTtggagtggggggagggggaggggacaggggacTTATCTGAAGTGCTTCCATCTTAAAGCCataatgaaaattttctttcctctgttcccatcctattcaaaatatacaaagtggTTTTCTCCGCCCTCCTCTGGGTAAATAGGGTTTGTTTTCCACTTGTGTCCTTATGTCCTTTTACTGCTTATTGTTATAGTTCTAACTTATTGACTTTGCATGACCTAGTGGTTTGAATAGTTTTTAGTTCAAGTCATTGGTAAAAACTAGGTTTAAAGAGCTGAGCTACTATTTAAAGTGAGCTGTCCGGCCTAATTAagttttgtgaaaattaaatccATCTTTTCAGATTTGAGGGATTACACTCTTAACTATGCATGTAGAGgacaagatttcttttctttcctccccttGCCCAGTAACCATATCTCGGTTACGCTGGTGGCAAAAACTAAGCAATTCAAGCACCTGTATATCTCAGTGACAAATGATTACTTAGGGCTTCCCCCACTGAGTCTCCAGATCTAGAGTTGAGCAGATTTTTTTTCACCTTCAATGCAAAAACTGTATTATCCTGAAGTGACTTTTATGTCTTAGTGTACTTTAGGAAGTAATAAAgtaattctgtattttctaacCAGAGCTGAATCAGTATGCTTCCAAACAACTGAATGTAAAACACTGGTAGCCAGCTGTTGAATTCTGTGTGCCCCTATTTACTTCCAGTATTTTCCTGCAAAAGTAGAGGAAAACGTTGATGACTGCTTCAGATTCTCTTAGGAGCTCTAATGTTCGAGGGGCTGGTGGTTCCAGCTGTGTTGCTGGTGGCAATGTTCTTAGGACAGCCCCCCTCAGTGCTTGCTTCATCTGGGGTGGGTTTTCTGCAGGAAGAGAGGCATGGATGACCAGGGCTAGATAACTGAGAATTAACTATACTGCTAGCCACTTTAGGGCACCCAAACTTGGGACAAAACACTTCCCACTCCGAACCTCTTGAACTGTTGTGCTCTCTGTGACTAGTTTTATCTTTGTCCTTTTAATAGGCGGAGCAGCTTTACcttgtttacaaatgtattgacaCCATTTGCTTCAGGCCAAGGAACACTCCTGTTTCCCCCCTTTTTACTATTTATAGGATTACTTTTTTCacaaaacttttaataaaaacaaactgtaaaaataaacacattaaaatttgCCCAGCTGTTGTCTAAGCCCTCTTGATTGACTTATCCAGGTAGTAATTGAGTTCTGTAATAAAGAGGGATTTGCTATTGGTGGAAAGTGATGACCCTGTAGGGAAGCAGTATGTGCCTTTGCCTCTTTGCACACTCAGTTACAGAGGCCCAGAGTGAAGGAAGTTTTGTTCCCAAACTTAGAATGGAAAAGCAAATTCTTaatgatttttcttaaaaaaacaaaaaagatggtACTCAATATGATATGCCAACTGTGCTGTAAAACCTCACAGAGGCATAAtgcatttcttctaggttgcTAAGTTGTTTTATGACAGTGTCCCATTCTGGTGTGATTTATTATACCTTAGGGGGAGTTTGAAGCACTTCTTTATGCTGTTTTGTTTGAAATTAAGTTCTAGATATGCAAATGATGACTTCCTTTAAAACTGTtcacaagggtttttttttttcataacagtGATGAATGTGTATTATCAATTACATACCTACCTGTTTTGAATTATATTGTAGCAAAAAGTTGACCGACTTATAACAGTTGTTGATGATGGATGATGTTTAAGTTATAATACAACCTGGAGTACATTAAACTAACCTACAAAGATTCATTCTGGCAATAAGACAGTAATAAAGGAGGAATTGTTTTTCCAAATTTcattatgaaaatttttaaagttttcatgtACAAGCAAGTTGAAAAGACTAAGGTGCTTTTTAAAAGAGTAACTGAAATTATCGCAGGCCAAAACAGCAATATATATCTAATTTAGTTCAGTAAGAACAGTGGAACTTTGGGTTCACTAATAAATTCTGAGTAAATTAATGgtgaaaacaaaattaacttgTTATAGTGAGCCACTGAGGAAAGAATATCCTTAAAGACAAAATATGCAGAAAAGCCTTGCACCTTTCTGCATAAACTCTTAGATATGATCATGTGCTGCTGTTGTGTTTCCTTATATTCCTGTAATATGGGTAACAACTGTGGAAAAAAGTTGTCTTCTCCTACAGAGACTAATGAGCACAATGATACTAATCATTTAACTTTTCTGTTGAATAACAAATGCAATAACTGCCTCTCATGGATGAAAGTTTGTCTAAtacttttaaagctttttaatTCTCTGGTTATATCAATTTAGAGTATTATATATCTACCTACTACTTTAtgggaattgatttttttttttattaagtctGAATTGCATGGATGGAATTTACACTAACTGCTGTTTACCAGTGAAAATGATGAactgttttttaaagtaatgtgTGTTGGTCAACAGAAGTGGGTTATCTGACCTTTCAACACTAACAGCCTTTAACTTTTCCCAAAACTGACACCTTTTATTCCTTCTGCATTGTCCCCTTGTAGGTGCATTAGTCTAGGCATCTCAGGGGGATTCTCGTCACTGATCTATTCCAAATAGTAGAATCTTGTGCTCTAGTTCTGCTCACCGAAGAAGCAATAGTGTGTCTTTAATTCAGGACTCTGCCCATTACTATTCAACTCTAACCTGAAGGCACGGCCACTCTT from Bos taurus isolate L1 Dominette 01449 registration number 42190680 breed Hereford chromosome 28, ARS-UCD2.0, whole genome shotgun sequence includes the following:
- the ADO gene encoding 2-aminoethanethiol dioxygenase, producing the protein MPRDNMASLIQRIARQACLTFRGSGGGRSSSDRGEAPGPEAPIPQGFPENLSKLKSLLTQVRAEDLNISPRKATVQPLRPNLPPVTYMHICETDGFSLGVFLLKSGTSIPLHDHPGMHGILKVLYGTVRISCMDKLEVGSGQRPRAPPPEQQFEPPLQPRELDAVQPGVLRSRAEYTEASGPCFLTPHRDNLHQIDAVDGPAAFLDILAPPYDPDDGRDCHYYRVLEPVRAKEASGSACDLPREVWLLETPQADDFWCEGEPYPGPKVFP